Below is a genomic region from Zea mays cultivar B73 chromosome 9, Zm-B73-REFERENCE-NAM-5.0, whole genome shotgun sequence.
CGGCACCCCCACACCACCAAGCAAATGAATGAATCAGACAGACAGACAATCAAAGACACACGCGCAGTACAGTACTCTGCAACGACGACGAACCGGCTGGCTAGTATTTGTGCTGGAAGTCCTCGGTGGCGGGCGTGGGCTGGTACCCGACGCCGTGCCGGTTGTTGGGGAACACCATGAAGACGTAGCCCGCGACGGCGCCGACGACGGGCGGGAGCACGGCCATCATGGTGGGCTCGGCGAGCTCCAGCGCCGGGTAGAGGCAGGCGACGGTGTCGGCGTCGAGGAGCGCGAGGGTGGCGAAGACGAGCAGCGAGAGCGCGGCGTGCGCGAAGTCGCCGGCGCGGAGGCGGTACGCCGACAGGTCCCGGGCGGCGGCGTCCGGGTCGGGCGTGAAGGTGCGCAGGCCCCGCCGCGTCACCACGCCGTAGTACACGCGCCCGTCCGCGCCCACGTAGCTGTCGGTGAAGCAGGAGAAGGCGCAGGAGGCGCCGCACAGCGCCACCAGCGCCCCGCTCAGCGCCTTGTTCAGCGTGGCGCAGTGCCCGTTGTTGCTCGCCAGCGGGCTCAGGAACTGGAACAGGAACACCGTGCCGCTCGGGAGCAGCTTTATCAGGTCCGCCACGCCGCGCAGCGCGCGGTCCGCCAGGCTCCGTGGCGCCGCCATGTCGTCCTCTCTTGCTTGCTCTTGCTGTTTGTCGTCGTCGATGCCTACTTGGCGTTGCAACGCGATTTATATATAGGGCCCGGCCGATACGTGCTTGCCTACTTGCTGCCCGTCCGTGGCAGCAGCAGAGTAGCGCATGCATCGTGTCGTGTGATCGTGTCGTCTGGACGGGCGAGCCGCGAGCGCGCGAAGGATAGGAATGGACGAAGGCATGGTGGTTGCTTCCAAGGATCATCGATGTGTTCCCGTGGGGTGCGGACGTTTGCTTGGTTTGCTTGCACTCCTAGTGCCGGCCTCGGCGACATGGACGGGTCGGTCGGTggctttttttcttttctgcatGCTCTATTTACCACTGATACAGCTTCTTGCCCACCGATCTATCCTCACTCTCTTACTTGCACACAATCGACTATACAATTATACACACGCACAGCTAGGTTGCCATAAGTAACATGAGTACCTAGTTAGCCATGCCATCGTCGGGGAGAGGCCGGATCCCTTTTCCGGCGGCTGGCCTCCACTGAAAACGAGTATATAAGACCATGTTAACCCTGATATTATGAATCGGTTTTGCGAGCATAAAAATATAATTAAGAGACGGTATGATACAATACAGAGTCAATAGAATATGTACGGAGAATCGTATAGAGACGGGTTCTTCACGAAAAGTCTGTCTCTTGTATTTTTTGCAATAAAGCCTGATCACTCAAGAGACCCTATATTAAATGAGGTTGTACATTTCTTAAGGTTGTATATAACCTCATTTAATATGAAAATGCAGGCTACCCAGAAACCGGCTGCCCAAAGTACGCCCATGCCCTCTAAAACGACCCAACTACCAACCAAGCCTGTGCCGAGCAAACCAGCGAGGCGGGGCACCCGACTAAGTCTCCATCGAGAGCAACCAAGCGAGGCAGAGTGCCCGACCAAGTCTTTGTCGAGCAACCCAACGAGACGAAGTGCCCAATCAAGTCTCAAccaagtgttggggcgaaggcaaagacgccacccttcgctcgtcgtctc
It encodes:
- the LOC100276273 gene encoding Protein DMP2, which produces MAAPRSLADRALRGVADLIKLLPSGTVFLFQFLSPLASNNGHCATLNKALSGALVALCGASCAFSCFTDSYVGADGRVYYGVVTRRGLRTFTPDPDAAARDLSAYRLRAGDFAHAALSLLVFATLALLDADTVACLYPALELAEPTMMAVLPPVVGAVAGYVFMVFPNNRHGVGYQPTPATEDFQHKY